One genomic region from Pseudochaenichthys georgianus unplaced genomic scaffold, fPseGeo1.2 scaffold_464_arrow_ctg1, whole genome shotgun sequence encodes:
- the LOC117442737 gene encoding cysteine protease ATG4B isoform X1: protein MDAATLTYDTLRFGEFEDFPETSEPVWILGKDYNALTEKDDILSDVTSRLWFTYRKNFPPIGGTGPTSDTGWGCMLRCGQMILGEALVCRHLGRDWRWARGQRQREEYISILNAFIDKKDSYYSIHQIAQMGVGEGKPIGQWYGPNTVAQVLKKLAVFDTWSRLVVHVAMDNTVVIEEIKRLCMPWLDVEGACCEPEGAGELNGCPGSACALAEEETALWKPLVLLIPLRLGLSDINEAYIGTLKQCFMLPQSLGVIGGKPNSAHYFIGYVGEELIYLDPHTTQPAVDPCEDGQVPDETYHCQHPPCRMHICELDPSIAAGFFCRTEDEFDDWCMRIRRVRVRAAIFCCSLDLSTTVNPCALR from the exons ATGGATGCAG CAACCTTGACATACGACACACTTCGCTTTGGAGAGTTTGAAGATTTTCCCGAGACCTCAGAGCCTGTGTGGATCTTGGGGAAAGACTACAACGCACTGACAG AGAAAGATGACATTTTATCAGATGTCACCTCCCGACTGTGGTTCACATACAGAAAAAACTTCCCGCCAATTG GGGGGACAGGACCAACATCTGATACGGGATGGGGCTGCATGTTGCGGTGCGGACAGATGATCCTCGGGGAGGCCTTGGTGTGTAGACATCTAGGCAGAG ACTGGAGATGGGCCAGAGGCCAGAGACAAAGAGAAGAGTACATCAGTATTCTCAACGCCttcattgacaaaaaagacAGCTATTATTCCATCCATCAAATTG CCCAGATGGGAGTTGGAGAGGGAAAGCCCATAGGCCAGTGGTATGGACCCAACACAGTGGCCCAGGTTCTAAA GAAGCTGGCAGTGTTTGATACGTGGAGCAGATTAGTGGTACACGTGGCGATGGACAACACTGTGGTCATCGAAGAGATCA AGCGTCTGTGTATGCCCTGGCTGGATGTGGAAGGAGCCTGTTGTGAACCAGAGGGAGCAGGGGAGCTGAACGGCTGCCCGGGGAGCGCCTGTGCTCTGGCTGAGGAGGAGACGGCTCTCTGGAAACCTCTGGTGCTGCTCATCCCCCTCAGGCTGGGCCTGAGCGACATCAATGAGGCGTACATCGGAACCCTCAAG CAATGCTTCATGCTGCCTCAGTCCCTGGGGGTTATCGGGGGGAAACCCAACAGTGCCCATTACTTCATTGGTTATGTCG GAGAGGAGCTCATCTATCTAGACCCCCACACCACGCAGCCTGCAGTGGACCCATGTGAAGACGGACAGGTCCCTGATGAGACGTACCATTGTCAGCACCCCCCCTGCCGTATGCACATCTGTGAGCTGGACCCGTCCATCGCAGCG GGTTTCTTCTGCAGAACAGAGGACGAGTTTGATGACTGGTGTATGCGCATAAGAAGGGTACGTGTCCGAGCAGCGATCTTTTGTTGCTCCCTTGACTTGTCCACAACAGTTAACCCTTGTGCGTTACGTTAA
- the LOC117442737 gene encoding cysteine protease ATG4B isoform X2 encodes MDAATLTYDTLRFGEFEDFPETSEPVWILGKDYNALTEKDDILSDVTSRLWFTYRKNFPPIGGTGPTSDTGWGCMLRCGQMILGEALVCRHLGRDWRWARGQRQREEYISILNAFIDKKDSYYSIHQIAQMGVGEGKPIGQWYGPNTVAQVLKKLAVFDTWSRLVVHVAMDNTVVIEEIKRLCMPWLDVEGACCEPEGAGELNGCPGSACALAEEETALWKPLVLLIPLRLGLSDINEAYIGTLKQCFMLPQSLGVIGGKPNSAHYFIGYVGEELIYLDPHTTQPAVDPCEDGQVPDETYHCQHPPCRMHICELDPSIAANRGRV; translated from the exons ATGGATGCAG CAACCTTGACATACGACACACTTCGCTTTGGAGAGTTTGAAGATTTTCCCGAGACCTCAGAGCCTGTGTGGATCTTGGGGAAAGACTACAACGCACTGACAG AGAAAGATGACATTTTATCAGATGTCACCTCCCGACTGTGGTTCACATACAGAAAAAACTTCCCGCCAATTG GGGGGACAGGACCAACATCTGATACGGGATGGGGCTGCATGTTGCGGTGCGGACAGATGATCCTCGGGGAGGCCTTGGTGTGTAGACATCTAGGCAGAG ACTGGAGATGGGCCAGAGGCCAGAGACAAAGAGAAGAGTACATCAGTATTCTCAACGCCttcattgacaaaaaagacAGCTATTATTCCATCCATCAAATTG CCCAGATGGGAGTTGGAGAGGGAAAGCCCATAGGCCAGTGGTATGGACCCAACACAGTGGCCCAGGTTCTAAA GAAGCTGGCAGTGTTTGATACGTGGAGCAGATTAGTGGTACACGTGGCGATGGACAACACTGTGGTCATCGAAGAGATCA AGCGTCTGTGTATGCCCTGGCTGGATGTGGAAGGAGCCTGTTGTGAACCAGAGGGAGCAGGGGAGCTGAACGGCTGCCCGGGGAGCGCCTGTGCTCTGGCTGAGGAGGAGACGGCTCTCTGGAAACCTCTGGTGCTGCTCATCCCCCTCAGGCTGGGCCTGAGCGACATCAATGAGGCGTACATCGGAACCCTCAAG CAATGCTTCATGCTGCCTCAGTCCCTGGGGGTTATCGGGGGGAAACCCAACAGTGCCCATTACTTCATTGGTTATGTCG GAGAGGAGCTCATCTATCTAGACCCCCACACCACGCAGCCTGCAGTGGACCCATGTGAAGACGGACAGGTCCCTGATGAGACGTACCATTGTCAGCACCCCCCCTGCCGTATGCACATCTGTGAGCTGGACCCGTCCATCGCAGCG AACAGAGGACGAGTTTGA
- the boka gene encoding bcl-2-related ovarian killer protein homolog A translates to MEMLCRSSVFAAEVFDRSPTDKELVSQAKALCRDYIHSRLNRAGIGWSKPEHGLAASGGALGEISSVILWLGDELEYLRPNVYRNVARQLNITVASENIVSDAFLAVAADIFSTGVTWGKVVSLYAVAGALAVDCVRHGHPAMVHTIVDCMGEFVRKSLSLWLKRKGGWVDVTKCVVNTDPSFHSHWLVSAACAFGHYVKATVLYLLREK, encoded by the exons ATGGAGATGTTGTGCCGCTCCTCCGTGTTCGCGGCTGAAGTGTTTGACCGCTCTCCGACCGACAAGGAGCTGGTGTCCCAGGCCAAGGCGCTGTGCAGGGACTACATCCACTCCAGGCTGAACCGAGCCGGGATAGGCTGGTCCAAACCCGAGCACGGCCTGGCTGCCTCGGGGGGGGCTCTGGGGGAGATCTCCTCCGTGATACTGTGGCTGG GTGATGAGTTGGAGTACCTTCGACCCAACGTGTACCGCAACGTAGCGCGACAGCTCAACATCACCGTGGCCTCAGAGAACATTGTGTCGGATGCCTTCCTGGCTGTGGCTGCAGATATATTCTCCACAG GTGTGACCTGGGGGAAGGTGGTTTCTCTGTACGCTGTGGCCGGAGCCTTGGCAGTGGACTGTGTTCGCCACGGACACCCAGCCATGGTTCATACCATCGTGGACTGCATGGGGGAGTTTGTGCGCAAGAGCCTGAGCTTGTGGTTAAAAAGGAAAGGGGGCTGG GTGGATGTTACAAAGTGCGTGGTGAACACTGATCCCAGCTTCCACTCCCACTGGCTGGTGTCTGCCGCCTGTGCCTTTGGACACTATGTGAAGGCCACCGTGCTGTACCTCCTGAGGGAGAAGTGA